The Eleutherodactylus coqui strain aEleCoq1 chromosome 6, aEleCoq1.hap1, whole genome shotgun sequence genome window below encodes:
- the LOC136632013 gene encoding phospholipase A2 inhibitor and Ly6/PLAUR domain-containing protein-like, producing the protein MTSVIGILSLILALTATSSALSCTKCSSTSSRCSGNSITCPSGSVCGSAYTQSFVEGVRTKNLIRGCTPSSDCNFSGTMSITKGRIEVGISCCRTDDCTPSLPTLPTKSSKPNGVMCPSCISDQSTWCYTSDTIQCTGDENRCFLQATEITGLLSTAMRGCATKSICDLPSKSYNNGGSTIKFTYNCTSGGISAHKVVLTPAILCLLLLKLFLCNVVC; encoded by the exons ATGACTTCTGTAATTGGGATTCTGAGCCTCATCTTGGCTCTTACAGCAACAA GTTCCGCTCTCTCGTGTACGAAGTGTTCATCTACATCCTCGAGATGCTCAGGCAACAGCATTACTTGTCCTTCAGGATCTGTGTGTGGATCAGCATACACACAAAGCTTTGTTG AGGGAGTGAGGACTAAAAATCTGATCAGGGGATGCACACCTTCATCTGATTGCAACTTCAGTGGCACCATGAGCATAACGAAAGGACGAATTGAGGTTGGCATTTCATGCTGCAGGACTGACGACTGTACTCCCAGTCTTCCCACAT TGCCAACAAAAAGCTCTAAACCCAATGGAGTGATGTGCCCATCGTGCATTTCTGACCAATCTACCTGGTGTTACACTTCAGATACTATCCAATGCACAGGGGATGAGAATAGGTGTTTTCTCCAGGCAACAGAAATAACag gattacTATCAACAGCCATGCGAGGCTGCGCAACAAAGTCCATCTGTGATCTTCCCAGCAAGTCCTATAACAATGGAGGATCAACAATCAAATTTACATATAACTGCACCAGTGGCGGCATAAGTGCCCATAAAGTCGTCCTGACCCCAGCCATTCTGTGTCTTCTGCTGCTGAAATTGTTCCTCTGTAatgtagtatgttag